The Deltaproteobacteria bacterium genome has a segment encoding these proteins:
- a CDS encoding prepilin-type N-terminal cleavage/methylation domain-containing protein, whose translation MATDHKGRQGGFTLVEILVTLALTGIVTAGLVNFMVSQSRSYNVQENVQEMEQNARVAMDYLVGGLQRTQSLTLKHIFTDHPRQGDGVLLQDGVVYRFNQGTDLYSSKEDKAGRISVSGTGAGNGFIASFITQDLTGDGIPDTPMFQVDNPVNPHVVTVTIIARTRRADPRYKNNNGYRQIVLTRRVVLRNM comes from the coding sequence GTGGCTACCGACCATAAGGGGAGACAGGGTGGATTCACCCTGGTTGAAATTCTTGTTACTCTTGCTTTGACGGGGATTGTGACGGCGGGACTGGTGAACTTCATGGTTTCTCAGAGCCGGAGCTACAATGTTCAGGAAAACGTGCAGGAGATGGAACAGAATGCCAGGGTGGCCATGGACTACTTGGTTGGGGGACTTCAAAGAACGCAGAGCCTTACGTTAAAACATATATTCACTGATCATCCCCGACAAGGGGATGGCGTCCTCCTGCAAGACGGAGTTGTGTATCGTTTTAATCAAGGGACGGACCTGTATTCAAGCAAGGAGGATAAAGCCGGCCGCATCAGTGTAAGCGGGACGGGTGCCGGCAACGGTTTTATCGCATCTTTTATCACCCAGGACCTAACTGGGGACGGAATTCCTGATACCCCGATGTTCCAGGTGGACAACCCCGTTAATCCCCATGTCGTGACCGTGACGATCATTGCGAGGACCCGGAGGGCAGACCCGAGGTACAAAAACAATAATGGTTATCGGCAGATCGTCTTGACCCGGCGTGTTGTCTTGAGGAATATGTGA
- a CDS encoding prepilin-type N-terminal cleavage/methylation domain-containing protein: MSNQEGFTLIELLITLVVLSFGLLGLAGLQAQMIRSNAFSSNMTIATSIGADLIEEARSKSLATLFASLTDLNNGNPFTTNELFLTKNNQSTTSIPYGDINGDGNLDPGDIDIDGDGKVDNPYKGFTWTRVVTFYPDPTRPLFAKVAVSVFWPDPGRTEPPKLHHADFTTIIGRM, encoded by the coding sequence GTGTCGAATCAGGAAGGTTTTACCCTGATTGAACTACTGATCACCTTGGTGGTTCTCTCTTTCGGGCTGTTGGGACTGGCGGGGCTCCAGGCTCAAATGATTCGCTCCAATGCCTTCAGCAGCAATATGACGATTGCGACCTCGATTGGGGCTGACCTTATCGAGGAGGCTAGAAGCAAGAGTTTAGCAACCTTGTTCGCGAGCTTAACGGATCTTAATAACGGGAATCCCTTCACAACAAACGAACTCTTTTTGACAAAGAATAATCAATCCACAACAAGCATTCCCTACGGGGATATTAACGGTGATGGAAATTTAGATCCCGGAGATATTGATATCGACGGGGACGGGAAAGTGGATAACCCCTACAAGGGTTTTACGTGGACACGTGTGGTGACATTCTACCCTGATCCTACGCGGCCTCTTTTTGCGAAAGTGGCGGTCTCGGTTTTCTGGCCGGATCCGGGAAGGACGGAACCACCGAAACTGCACCATGCCGACTTTACAACAATTATCGGCCGGATGTGA
- a CDS encoding prepilin-type N-terminal cleavage/methylation domain-containing protein yields MHRASSGFTYIELIITISIIALTLAFVAPSLETYSQSQKVKNTAREIYTNLQLARMAAIEENKTVDIIFSLNPAAAMSIQDSTGRDVIPRVDFQDSTPDVKLTSNLCGANAGKLTYQPMGNLKDGAQTITVGLRQTVTEYEVKINPVGGLRLVKK; encoded by the coding sequence ATGCACCGCGCAAGTTCAGGTTTTACCTATATCGAGCTTATCATTACCATCTCCATTATTGCCCTGACCCTGGCCTTTGTTGCGCCGTCACTTGAGACATATTCTCAATCACAAAAAGTAAAGAATACGGCGCGGGAGATCTACACCAATTTGCAGTTGGCACGAATGGCGGCGATTGAAGAGAATAAGACTGTCGATATAATTTTTTCTCTGAACCCGGCTGCTGCAATGTCGATTCAGGATAGCACTGGACGTGATGTGATTCCGCGGGTTGACTTCCAAGATAGTACCCCCGATGTAAAGCTGACAAGTAATTTGTGTGGGGCCAATGCCGGGAAGCTGACTTATCAGCCCATGGGCAATCTGAAGGATGGGGCGCAAACCATCACGGTTGGTCTCAGACAAACGGTTACAGAATATGAGGTAAAGATAAATCCTGTCGGAGGGTTAAGGCTTGTCAAGAAGTAG
- a CDS encoding cupin domain-containing protein, translated as METIDLNALKKFSPEGPVKQFLQDTPEMKMALLCMEAGQEIPPHGAPARVMMQVLDGEGEFTLGNKKRKGIAGNLLLCNPDEPHGVRAVTRLTVLAVVAPNPGH; from the coding sequence ATGGAGACGATCGATCTGAATGCCCTGAAGAAGTTTTCACCGGAAGGTCCGGTAAAGCAGTTTCTCCAGGATACGCCTGAAATGAAAATGGCATTGTTATGTATGGAAGCAGGACAGGAGATCCCTCCCCATGGAGCGCCGGCAAGAGTGATGATGCAGGTACTGGATGGGGAGGGGGAGTTTACCCTGGGAAATAAAAAAAGAAAGGGGATTGCCGGCAATCTTCTGCTCTGTAATCCCGATGAACCCCATGGGGTTCGAGCGGTCACCCGCCTGACGGTCCTTGCCGTTGTGGCGCCGAACCCCGGGCATTGA
- a CDS encoding DUF1858 domain-containing protein encodes MSEVTKETLIGDVIKHSPEAKAIIEKHFGNGCFTCPGVNMESIAFGSTMHNLDPQVIVDEINAVMKNAVSS; translated from the coding sequence ATGAGTGAAGTAACAAAAGAGACCTTGATCGGTGATGTGATCAAACATTCCCCCGAAGCCAAGGCGATTATCGAGAAACACTTCGGAAACGGCTGTTTCACCTGCCCCGGCGTGAACATGGAAAGCATCGCCTTCGGTTCGACCATGCATAATCTTGATCCGCAGGTGATTGTAGATGAGATTAATGCCGTAATGAAAAATGCCGTGAGTTCATAA
- a CDS encoding VWA domain-containing protein: MIGNRPGRGGVQEETSSSAVHLSDIQEVLDIYLSGLMEEPLGIRKNRIWKEGKGYVFGLIRRANRQVPATPADSYTDLKRIYLPERIDTFDDREENFALYKAIIAHKYGQIRFGSLEVLGLFDRMENPDRVLDLFSIIEDARMERHLSEEMEGLATLLNRLKEQCLRERPEPEGLTVAEQRVEALLRLSLHPVADLSGFVPSVRKWADPFREEMIHLVGNGSSPSDSARLALRMLGGLNGVDGPYRKIDAVPYRGWMNLPSILRTLKGAVRVAAQGQAGDRDQEETTQKKTVLSTDRKVTPEATEFDEEEARRGILLNRFEKISMIAKYFRISRPLDTDEDVGELSKALDELESTGMIRTARKAKTLLHVEEDFEIEPGELENDSGEAVPGLLYDEWDYRIGALRKDWCTLIERVYDREDIAWSDRLMEKNKHLFTRVRREFQALRPEYRKLRKRINGEDVDNDAFIEAWTDMQAGVMPSEKIYIEKRRRRKEIATIFLADLSASTDAYVKNLRVMDQQREALLLLGEAMEAIGDRYGIFGFSSKTRKACSLYTLKGIDEGYGSEIRGRIGGMRPLDYTRMGPAIRHITHLFQHVRARTKLLIILSDGKPNDFDTYEGRYGIEDIKKALLSARASGILSFCITVDTEARAYLPEIFERGNFLILDEIESLPRKLVGMYRKLTGLTGR, translated from the coding sequence ATGATCGGAAATAGGCCCGGAAGAGGCGGCGTCCAAGAGGAAACTTCCTCCTCCGCCGTGCATCTTTCCGATATACAGGAGGTCCTCGACATCTATCTGTCGGGCCTGATGGAAGAGCCGTTGGGGATCCGGAAAAACCGGATCTGGAAAGAAGGGAAGGGCTATGTCTTCGGATTGATCCGTCGAGCGAACCGGCAGGTCCCGGCGACCCCGGCCGACTCCTACACCGACCTGAAACGGATCTATCTACCGGAGCGAATCGATACCTTTGACGATCGGGAGGAAAATTTCGCCCTTTACAAGGCGATTATTGCCCACAAGTATGGGCAGATCCGTTTCGGGAGTCTTGAGGTCCTGGGACTTTTTGATCGCATGGAGAACCCGGACCGGGTCCTGGATCTTTTTTCCATCATCGAGGACGCCCGGATGGAACGGCATTTGTCCGAGGAGATGGAAGGCCTGGCAACGCTTTTGAACAGGCTGAAGGAACAGTGTTTGAGGGAAAGGCCGGAGCCGGAAGGACTGACTGTGGCAGAACAGAGGGTCGAGGCCCTCCTCCGGCTGAGTCTTCATCCCGTCGCGGACCTGTCCGGGTTCGTCCCGTCCGTTCGGAAATGGGCCGATCCCTTCAGAGAAGAGATGATTCATCTCGTCGGGAACGGGAGCAGCCCGTCCGACTCCGCGCGTCTGGCCCTGCGGATGCTGGGTGGACTGAACGGTGTGGACGGCCCGTATCGGAAGATTGACGCCGTGCCATACCGGGGTTGGATGAATCTTCCCTCCATTCTTCGGACGCTCAAAGGAGCGGTTCGTGTGGCGGCGCAGGGGCAGGCCGGGGACCGGGATCAAGAGGAGACGACGCAGAAGAAAACCGTACTTTCGACGGATCGGAAGGTGACGCCGGAGGCAACGGAATTCGACGAGGAGGAGGCGCGGCGGGGGATTCTGCTGAACCGGTTTGAAAAGATCAGCATGATCGCAAAGTATTTCCGGATCAGCCGGCCGCTGGATACCGACGAAGATGTGGGCGAACTTTCCAAGGCCCTGGACGAACTTGAATCCACGGGGATGATCCGGACGGCACGGAAGGCGAAAACCCTTCTCCATGTGGAAGAGGATTTCGAGATCGAGCCGGGGGAACTTGAAAACGACTCCGGGGAAGCGGTTCCCGGTCTTCTGTATGACGAATGGGACTACCGGATCGGCGCCCTTCGCAAGGATTGGTGCACGCTGATCGAAAGAGTCTACGACCGTGAGGATATCGCATGGTCCGATCGTTTGATGGAGAAAAATAAACATCTCTTCACCCGGGTCCGCCGTGAATTTCAGGCCCTTCGACCGGAGTACCGTAAGCTCAGAAAGCGGATCAACGGCGAGGATGTGGACAACGATGCATTCATTGAGGCATGGACCGACATGCAGGCCGGCGTCATGCCGTCGGAGAAGATCTACATTGAAAAACGGCGTCGCAGAAAGGAGATCGCCACGATCTTTCTTGCCGACCTCTCTGCCTCCACCGATGCCTATGTGAAAAACCTCCGGGTGATGGACCAGCAGCGTGAGGCCTTGCTTCTTCTGGGAGAGGCCATGGAGGCGATCGGCGACCGTTACGGCATCTTCGGTTTTTCGAGCAAGACCCGGAAGGCCTGCAGCCTCTATACCCTCAAGGGGATCGACGAGGGGTACGGCTCCGAGATTCGGGGTCGGATCGGCGGGATGCGCCCCCTCGACTATACCCGCATGGGCCCGGCGATTCGTCACATCACCCATCTCTTCCAGCATGTCCGGGCCCGAACGAAACTGCTTATTATCCTGAGTGACGGCAAGCCGAACGATTTCGATACCTATGAAGGGCGATACGGGATCGAGGATATCAAGAAGGCCCTTCTCTCCGCCCGGGCGTCCGGTATTCTCTCCTTCTGCATCACCGTCGATACCGAAGCCCGTGCATATCTTCCGGAGATCTTCGAACGGGGGAACTTCCTGATCCTGGATGAGATCGAATCACTCCCCCGGAAACTGGTCGGGATGTACCGGAAGCTGACTGGGCTGACGGGAAGGTGA
- a CDS encoding AAA family ATPase: protein DEKTARALVLLGGKIRNLKDKGLDETVSTRLLVYAAQLIEDGILPRRACEIAMLQPITDEPEVKRGIYELITSVF, encoded by the coding sequence GATGAGAAAACGGCCCGTGCCCTGGTTCTTCTGGGCGGCAAGATCCGGAATCTCAAGGACAAGGGTTTGGACGAGACGGTCAGCACCCGCCTTCTTGTCTATGCGGCGCAGTTGATCGAGGATGGGATTTTACCCCGCCGGGCCTGCGAGATCGCCATGCTGCAACCGATCACCGATGAGCCGGAGGTGAAGCGGGGCATCTACGAGCTGATTACGTCGGTGTTTTAA